One genomic region from Streptomyces sp. NBC_01304 encodes:
- a CDS encoding ester cyclase has translation MPIVVQENPETHVNTDLWHRWVDLWNGNYDLAESVIAPKLETHLPAFGRPFELEPIDSPDSLVRWLEQWRSRFSLSLLATEFGPFVNDDHILARRKFTGVWQSGEPLGATARAGTEVEFAGVDVLRVEDGRVAEYWVGDNLIDMYVRLGAIRNPVRS, from the coding sequence ATGCCCATCGTCGTGCAGGAAAATCCCGAGACCCACGTGAACACGGACCTCTGGCACCGCTGGGTCGACCTGTGGAACGGGAATTACGACCTCGCCGAGAGCGTCATCGCCCCCAAGCTGGAGACCCATCTCCCGGCTTTCGGCAGGCCCTTCGAACTGGAGCCGATCGACAGCCCGGACTCCCTGGTCCGCTGGCTCGAACAGTGGCGTTCCCGATTCTCCCTGTCGCTGCTCGCCACCGAATTCGGCCCGTTCGTCAACGACGACCACATCCTCGCGCGCCGCAAGTTCACCGGCGTATGGCAGAGCGGCGAGCCGCTGGGCGCAACGGCTCGCGCGGGCACCGAGGTCGAGTTCGCAGGCGTGGACGTCCTGCGGGTCGAGGACGGCCGCGTCGCGGAGTACTGGGTCGGCGACAACCTCATCGACATGTACGTACGGCTCGGCGCGATCCGCAACCCGGTCAGGTCCTGA
- a CDS encoding thioesterase family protein, with protein sequence MSDPTRSDVDLPALDPSWWSWHSAHGGLLAAMMMRHARRLAGGMAPRSVHASFLAPVRTAPLRLSTEVQHRNLSSAVTRSTLHHDGQPAATATALFAEDATEDSTLYRKSRVPDVPDVADCPELDLLPDLIPVAQHLSVRMAPGARPLAGGEEAQLAAWIRLKNLDLEPAEAVFVLLDSMPPALYGVLDEPVPVPSAEISVRFTDQVTDGSLDDWALIQVRTEQAGSGWTLESGSLWTPDGTLLGVSLQTRRIVAPAADLRDARARLPQSA encoded by the coding sequence ATGTCCGACCCGACCCGAAGTGATGTGGACCTTCCCGCGCTCGACCCGTCCTGGTGGTCCTGGCACTCCGCGCACGGCGGGCTGCTCGCCGCGATGATGATGCGGCACGCCCGGCGCCTGGCCGGTGGAATGGCGCCGCGCTCCGTGCACGCCTCGTTCCTCGCGCCGGTCCGTACGGCACCGCTGCGCCTGTCCACCGAGGTCCAGCATCGGAACCTTTCGAGCGCCGTGACCCGGTCGACGCTGCACCACGACGGCCAGCCCGCCGCCACGGCGACGGCGCTGTTCGCGGAGGACGCCACCGAGGACAGCACGCTGTACCGCAAGTCGCGCGTCCCCGACGTCCCCGACGTCGCCGACTGCCCGGAACTGGACCTCCTGCCGGACCTCATCCCGGTGGCCCAGCACCTCTCCGTCCGGATGGCGCCCGGCGCGCGCCCGCTGGCGGGCGGCGAAGAGGCCCAACTGGCCGCGTGGATACGGCTGAAGAACCTCGACCTGGAACCGGCGGAGGCGGTCTTCGTCCTGCTCGACTCGATGCCACCGGCGCTCTACGGGGTCCTGGACGAGCCCGTCCCGGTGCCCTCGGCGGAGATCTCGGTGCGCTTCACCGACCAGGTGACGGACGGGAGTCTGGACGACTGGGCCCTGATCCAGGTCCGTACCGAACAGGCCGGCTCCGGCTGGACCCTGGAATCGGGCTCCTTGTGGACGCCCGACGGGACGCTCCTGGGCGTCAGCCTGCAGACACGGCGCATCGTGGCCCCGGCCGCCGACCTGCGGGACGCACGGGCGCGGCTCCCACAGAGCGCCTGA
- a CDS encoding 4'-phosphopantetheinyl transferase family protein, whose amino-acid sequence MIELLLPLPVATADTFHDVPDAPLFPAEERVVAASTPERRREFTTVRACARAALRDLGRAPAPILPDDRGAPVWPTGTVGSMTHCAGYLAAAVAPAPDIAAVGIDAEPNLPIATDGARKLVMLPEERSRAAALRAHRPEIHWDRLVFSAKEAVFKVWFPLTGRELEFEEVFLTVDPESQSFRALLLVPGPVVDGRNVQELSGTWLLGRGTLLTAIALTRDGASLTGDGPVPNALTQKAFSCP is encoded by the coding sequence ATGATCGAGCTGTTGCTTCCCCTGCCCGTGGCCACCGCCGACACGTTCCACGATGTGCCGGACGCTCCGTTGTTCCCCGCGGAGGAGCGCGTCGTGGCCGCCAGTACGCCGGAACGCCGCCGCGAGTTCACCACCGTGCGGGCCTGCGCCCGCGCCGCCCTGCGCGACCTCGGCAGGGCTCCGGCGCCGATCCTGCCCGACGACCGCGGTGCCCCCGTCTGGCCGACCGGAACAGTCGGCAGCATGACCCACTGCGCCGGATACCTGGCGGCCGCGGTCGCCCCGGCCCCGGACATCGCCGCCGTGGGCATCGACGCCGAGCCCAACCTGCCCATCGCCACCGACGGCGCCCGCAAGCTGGTGATGCTGCCCGAGGAACGCTCCCGCGCGGCGGCCCTGAGAGCACACCGCCCGGAGATCCACTGGGATCGACTGGTGTTCAGCGCCAAGGAAGCGGTCTTCAAGGTCTGGTTTCCCTTGACCGGACGCGAGCTCGAATTCGAAGAGGTCTTCCTCACGGTGGACCCGGAAAGCCAGAGCTTTCGCGCCCTGCTGCTCGTGCCGGGCCCAGTCGTCGACGGGCGCAATGTGCAGGAGTTGAGCGGCACTTGGCTGCTGGGCCGAGGCACCCTGCTGACCGCGATCGCCTTGACCCGCGACGGCGCCTCCCTCACGGGAGACGGGCCGGTCCCCAACGCCCTTACACAGAAGGCCTTTTCCTGCCCCTAA
- a CDS encoding transposase family protein codes for MAGVLRAERVWVETFTGLRVTQFARLLKAVRERGGNGTLQGRPWSLPLAERVLVVAVYYRTNLTMRQLGPLFGISSSTVCRVIQRLGPLLALEPASRPADAPERLWIVDGTLIPVRDRQVGSSSRNYRFSANVQVIVDADTRLVIAAARPVPGTTADAHAWRASGLAEHCQGVTVLGDGAYTNTGLVIPHRKRPRRSLLPGEEADNAAHRKVRARVEHVIGRMKNYKILRDCRQRGNGLHHAVQAVAHMHNLALAS; via the coding sequence ATGGCTGGGGTGTTGAGGGCAGAACGGGTGTGGGTGGAGACGTTCACCGGGCTGCGGGTGACGCAGTTTGCGCGGCTGCTGAAGGCGGTGCGCGAGCGCGGCGGCAACGGCACGCTGCAGGGCCGGCCGTGGAGTCTGCCGCTGGCCGAACGGGTGCTGGTGGTGGCGGTGTACTACCGCACGAACCTCACGATGCGGCAGCTGGGACCGCTGTTCGGTATCTCCTCGTCCACGGTCTGCCGGGTGATCCAAAGGCTCGGGCCGCTGCTCGCGCTCGAGCCGGCCTCCCGCCCGGCGGACGCACCGGAGCGACTGTGGATCGTGGACGGAACGTTGATCCCGGTCCGCGACCGGCAGGTCGGTTCCTCCAGCCGCAACTATCGGTTCTCGGCGAACGTGCAGGTCATCGTCGATGCTGACACCCGCCTGGTGATCGCTGCGGCCCGCCCGGTGCCGGGCACCACCGCGGACGCCCACGCCTGGCGGGCCTCCGGCCTCGCCGAGCACTGCCAGGGCGTCACCGTCCTTGGCGACGGCGCCTACACCAACACCGGTCTGGTCATCCCGCACCGCAAACGTCCCCGACGGTCCCTGCTACCGGGCGAAGAAGCGGACAACGCCGCGCACCGCAAGGTCCGCGCCCGCGTGGAGCATGTGATCGGCCGGATGAAGAACTACAAGATCCTCCGCGACTGCCGACAGCGCGGCAACGGCCTCCATCACGCCGTCCAGGCCGTCGCCCACATGCACAACCTCGCCCTCGCATCATGA
- a CDS encoding FAD-dependent oxidoreductase produces MNHSTYDVAIVGGSIAGCTAAILYARAGARVALIERHKSPDAYKVLCNHYIQPSAVPLMRELGVTPLIERAGAPRTLPVAWWTRWGWIEPEPEPGGEPLPYGFNVRRETLDPIVRRIALDTEGVDVQLGAKAVDLVSEGGRTVGVRIKQGGEEREIRARLVVGADGRNSSVAEYAGIPTKSVANSRFSYFAYYRGDVLPKSDVSYIWFGQDMAYANPTDGGLTAIACAPGKSHLPAFKADLDGAYTEYLSRLPGGPDLSAGERVSKIIGTTDYPLLQREPTAPGLALVGDAGLCSDPIWGVGVGWAFQSASWLVAATKERLHLGPGEVDRGLAEYRREHRARLRGQQFLIADYAGGRPMNPIERQLFAGAVRDPQTARHLHRYASRFIGVREFLAPRVLARAGLVNARHRIRGAARTSL; encoded by the coding sequence ATGAACCACTCCACCTATGACGTGGCGATCGTCGGCGGCAGCATCGCCGGCTGCACCGCGGCGATCCTCTACGCGCGGGCGGGCGCACGCGTCGCGCTCATCGAGCGGCACAAGAGCCCCGACGCCTACAAAGTGCTGTGCAACCACTACATACAGCCCTCGGCCGTGCCCCTCATGCGGGAGCTCGGCGTCACGCCGCTCATCGAGCGGGCGGGCGCGCCGCGCACGCTGCCCGTCGCCTGGTGGACCCGCTGGGGCTGGATCGAGCCGGAGCCGGAACCCGGCGGCGAGCCACTGCCGTACGGCTTCAACGTGCGCCGCGAGACGCTCGATCCGATCGTGCGCCGCATCGCCCTGGACACCGAGGGCGTCGACGTTCAGCTGGGTGCCAAGGCCGTCGACCTGGTGAGCGAGGGCGGGCGCACCGTCGGCGTGCGCATCAAGCAGGGCGGCGAGGAGCGGGAGATCCGGGCCCGGCTCGTCGTCGGCGCGGACGGCAGGAACTCATCCGTCGCCGAGTACGCGGGAATCCCCACCAAGTCCGTCGCCAACAGCCGCTTCAGCTACTTCGCCTACTACCGCGGGGACGTACTGCCGAAGTCGGATGTGAGCTACATCTGGTTCGGCCAGGACATGGCGTACGCCAATCCGACGGACGGCGGGCTCACGGCCATCGCCTGCGCACCCGGCAAGAGCCATCTGCCCGCGTTCAAGGCTGACTTGGACGGTGCGTACACCGAGTATCTGAGCAGGCTGCCGGGCGGCCCCGACCTGAGCGCCGGCGAACGCGTATCGAAGATCATCGGCACCACCGACTACCCCCTGCTGCAACGCGAGCCGACCGCGCCGGGCCTGGCGCTCGTGGGGGACGCCGGACTGTGCTCGGACCCCATCTGGGGCGTCGGCGTCGGCTGGGCCTTCCAGTCGGCGTCCTGGCTCGTCGCCGCCACCAAGGAGCGGCTGCACCTCGGGCCCGGCGAGGTGGACCGCGGCCTGGCCGAGTACCGGCGCGAGCACCGGGCCCGGCTGCGCGGCCAGCAGTTCCTCATCGCCGACTACGCGGGCGGACGGCCGATGAACCCCATCGAGCGGCAGCTGTTCGCCGGGGCGGTCCGTGATCCGCAGACCGCCCGTCATCTGCACCGCTACGCGAGCCGGTTCATCGGGGTCCGGGAGTTCCTCGCCCCGCGGGTGCTCGCCCGCGCGGGGCTGGTCAACGCCCGGCACCGGATCCGCGGCGCCGCCCGTACCTCCCTCTGA
- a CDS encoding MFS transporter, producing MTTGEGVAAPPQTSAAPPDAGDARRKARLAFLVISAGFFLAQLDTLIVNVALPTINQEFHGSTLSGLSWTLNGYAIVLAALMVPAGRWADRIGRKNVFLIGVALFTVASLLCGIATNVPFLVAARVLQAMGAAALVPTSLGLLLASAPPEGRAKAVSAWAAIGGSAPAFGSLVGGVLLQADWRWLFFINLPVGIFALVAGLRALPTEEKPEQGPFPDAFGALLLMISISAVTLALVKAPEWSAGQIAGLFVFAAVVLGWFVFRCSRHESPLIDLSLLRVPAFMMANISALLYSISFAALVFSFMQWCQDVWGWSGVRTGMALLPGLAIVPVAARLAAPVVKRIGAASAVATGSGAMTVGVVWWIATAELQPEYVKVLLPGVLLFGAGSALAITALMNAATAGLAPTAFATGSAIVNMVRQLGMALGVSLFIALLGTPDTPEEARTAFDHGWILTAAAGGVAAVVSLALGLWLRFAAAKKAEPVAA from the coding sequence ATGACCACCGGTGAAGGCGTAGCTGCACCGCCCCAGACATCCGCCGCGCCCCCTGATGCGGGCGACGCACGCAGAAAGGCACGGCTCGCCTTCCTCGTCATCTCGGCGGGATTCTTCCTCGCTCAACTCGACACCCTCATCGTGAATGTCGCGCTCCCGACGATCAATCAGGAATTCCACGGCAGCACGCTCTCCGGGTTGTCATGGACGCTTAATGGATACGCCATCGTGCTCGCGGCACTGATGGTTCCCGCGGGCCGCTGGGCCGACCGGATCGGGCGCAAGAACGTCTTCCTCATCGGCGTCGCACTGTTCACCGTCGCCTCCCTCCTGTGCGGCATCGCCACCAACGTCCCCTTCCTCGTGGCGGCCCGGGTGCTGCAGGCGATGGGTGCCGCCGCGCTGGTACCGACGTCGCTGGGACTGCTGCTCGCCTCCGCCCCGCCGGAGGGGCGGGCCAAGGCGGTGAGCGCCTGGGCCGCGATCGGTGGCTCCGCGCCCGCGTTCGGCTCCCTCGTCGGCGGCGTACTCCTGCAGGCGGACTGGCGCTGGCTGTTCTTCATCAACCTGCCCGTCGGGATCTTCGCGCTCGTCGCCGGGCTGCGCGCGCTGCCCACGGAGGAGAAGCCCGAACAGGGGCCGTTCCCGGACGCGTTCGGCGCGCTGCTCCTCATGATCTCCATCAGCGCCGTCACGCTCGCCCTGGTCAAGGCGCCCGAGTGGAGTGCGGGCCAGATCGCCGGTCTGTTCGTCTTCGCGGCGGTGGTCCTCGGCTGGTTCGTCTTCCGGTGCTCCCGTCACGAAAGCCCGTTGATCGACCTCTCCCTGCTGCGCGTACCGGCCTTCATGATGGCCAACATCAGCGCACTCCTGTACAGCATCAGCTTCGCCGCCCTGGTCTTCTCCTTCATGCAGTGGTGCCAGGACGTCTGGGGCTGGTCCGGCGTCCGGACCGGAATGGCCCTGCTGCCGGGCCTGGCCATCGTGCCCGTCGCCGCCCGACTGGCCGCGCCGGTCGTCAAGCGCATCGGGGCGGCCTCGGCGGTCGCGACCGGCTCCGGCGCCATGACCGTGGGCGTGGTCTGGTGGATCGCCACCGCCGAACTCCAGCCGGAGTACGTCAAGGTGCTGCTGCCCGGCGTCCTGCTGTTCGGCGCCGGCTCCGCCCTCGCCATCACCGCGCTGATGAACGCCGCCACGGCCGGCCTGGCCCCGACCGCCTTCGCCACCGGGTCGGCCATCGTCAACATGGTGCGCCAGCTGGGCATGGCGCTCGGTGTCTCGCTCTTCATCGCCCTGCTGGGCACGCCCGACACGCCGGAGGAGGCGCGGACCGCGTTCGACCACGGCTGGATCCTCACCGCCGCCGCCGGAGGAGTGGCCGCGGTCGTCTCCCTGGCACTCGGCCTCTGGCTGCGGTTCGCCGCCGCCAAGAAGGCGGAACCGGTCGCTGCGTGA
- a CDS encoding ester cyclase — MSNAVVDTPAVRAKADLWHRWIGLWSGDFPDSEKFAVGDSIIAPHLVCHLAAYEMPESHLINSPEAVVRWIDVWHSYFSESKMITAVGPFVSDDHVIGRWSFRGTWQGGKPRGATAPAGTEVNIQGHDILRLDENGLIAEYWVGDNLLDMYGQVAAIREPAAS, encoded by the coding sequence ATGTCCAACGCCGTCGTGGATACGCCCGCGGTACGCGCCAAGGCCGACCTGTGGCACCGCTGGATCGGCCTGTGGAGCGGTGACTTCCCCGACTCCGAGAAGTTCGCCGTCGGCGACAGCATCATCGCGCCGCACCTGGTGTGCCATCTCGCCGCCTACGAAATGCCGGAATCACACCTCATCAACAGCCCGGAAGCCGTGGTCCGTTGGATCGACGTCTGGCACTCGTACTTCTCCGAATCGAAGATGATCACCGCGGTCGGCCCGTTCGTCAGCGACGACCACGTCATCGGGCGGTGGAGCTTCCGCGGGACCTGGCAGGGCGGCAAACCGCGCGGAGCCACCGCCCCGGCCGGCACCGAGGTCAACATCCAGGGCCACGACATCCTGCGCCTCGACGAGAACGGCCTCATCGCGGAGTACTGGGTCGGCGACAACCTGCTCGACATGTACGGCCAGGTCGCAGCGATCAGGGAGCCGGCAGCCTCATGA